DNA from Misgurnus anguillicaudatus chromosome 13, ASM2758022v2, whole genome shotgun sequence:
TTGAGAGCATGTGAGCTGAAATAGGCTGGGACGTTGCATAGTGCAAACTCTGAGTCCTGTGCAATCAGACCCTGAAAACCGTAGTCTCTGTACAGGGAGAGCACCTCCTGGTGGTGGTCCTCAAGGGTCTGCACTACCTACAACCCAGGCAGGGAAGAAAAAGACCACGTGAAGTAGAAAAACAACCTTATCCATCCATCTTCTGTTGCTGTGTGATTCTGATCTACACCACGTAAAGTTTAACTAGTGAGGATGGATGAGTGTAAGGGATTTATGATAGAAAATCAATGAATAAGCAGGTTTTTCTGCACAATTTATTTTGGCTGATTCATCAGGAGGAGTGGCAGCACATGCACACTTAAAAGGCACACAATTCATCTATCTATaagtgtaaaaactttaaaagtgTGCAATCTACATCCCATAAATACGTCTTATAAAGCATGCATCACATACACTTCATAACCAAGTGTCTTAGTGCATCCCCAGCACCGTAGGCCACTCACCCGTACGCGGAATCTGAACATGGCAAGACGGACACAGTGGCTCAGACAGGCCGGGGGCAGGAACCAGGCCCGCGGAGGGGGCGTGGCCTTGCTGCCAACGTGATTGACGATAAGCTGCGCTGTTTGCCTCTGTCCCTGTGCCCGCCGCGCCCACTCCGGCCAGCGATCTTTCCCAAGCGTGCCGTTAAAAACCACCACCAGCTCCAGCCCGCCCTGGTACAGACAAGCCTGGGAGAGCGCCGCCAGATAGCCGAGCATTGCGTTCCACTCGCCTCCGCAAACCCAGTCGGTCTGGTAGCCCCCGTACAGCCGCTGAAGGCCGGAGTCTGCGTCAACGAGAATGCGAGCTGGCGGGGGAGGCGGAGGCAGCGAGCTCGGATGATGGGgatggtggtggtggtgatgtGGGGGCTGACGGCCTACTGTTCGTGCGAGCTTGAGAAGGTCCACCGGAACCGCCGCCCCGGGGCAACGTTTCTCCAAATACTCTTGAAAGCCTTGAACTCCCATGTTGCTTGTACGAGTGTCTATAAGCGCGAGATGTGTGAACCTTATATTGAGAAGATTAATTACTTAGCCAAAGTGTCAGGAGTAGTTTTGGCTAACTAATCTGAAATGTTTACAGTGTGGTGCGTAAGGTAAACAACCCGACAAAATGCAACTGTCAAATAAACACCTCGGTAAAATGACAGATATGTGTggctattttttacatttggtCGTGTAAGTATAGCATGTGTCCATTCCTTACTGTGTTACAGTGATGTCCCAGTATTGTAATCCAAACGACAGTCTAACGttatttgttttgattaattacaatgttgcaCCACATAACCACTGTCTACAATGTAACGATGGAGGATAACGGCACGCACGTTACAGTTATAATGTCGACAATGTTGGTAACATCAAAATAAACCCGTCTAGTAACTCATCTAGCTGCAATATAAACAATGACTACGCATTGCTATCCAACATGCTCGCTGTTATTAAAACTATATCTAACCGATACTGATTAACAGTTATAAGAGCTACAGTTTGCGGCTAACAAACTAGCTCGCGCACTTAGCCAGTTAGCCAAGATCCCGGCGTGATTGACGCGTCAACTAGTCGAGACAAATCGAGGGGAGCCACGATTCGGAATGAGATGAATAATTACGGggaaaataaagtaaaacaactaaaataaaacaaaaacaaaagcccGACGTAAGCTCCCTCGCTCTCTGTCTCACTCACGACTTCATGTTGAGGAGAGGAACATACTTTCATGCGACGTCGGCCATCTTGCGACTTCCCCGCGGACCAACAGAAAGTGGGAGGGCAGGCGAGCTGTGGAAAAGTGGGAGGGGCGATGGGCGTGTTCTGGGGGATGTAGTTCTTCTATCTCGAAAGGCCGTGCTGCTGTACGTAGAAGTTTGATTAAAAGACTACAACTACCGATACGTCACAGTAAGAGGCCCCGGTGGATGCCAAATCCGAAAGGAACGATTCATTCAGAAGTTGATAGGGAAATTTGGTGTAGTTGCAAAAACTGCTTTGAAATAGTTGCCCTCGCTGTTTACACTTAGTGtctgaatatattttttataaattgttacAGTTTTTTTGCGTGAGAATGTTAAACACAATTAAGGGAATTATGTAGTGGTTTGACAGGCTTCTGAATGAGTCTCCCCTCTCAACTAAATGCAACAAGTGCACTGCTATATGTACAGGGCGACTCAATCTGGGGTAAAAAAGAGGAAATGTTGCTTAATATTTCAGACACAAATAGTTTATATAAAGCAATTTTTATATATCACATTATGGTTATTTAAGCACACctacatcaaataaataaataatgtagtatactttagtatagttatatggcatataaatatatacataattagaATAAAGAATATAATATAGCATAAAATGCAGTATATTACATTGGTTACTTCACATTGTTAATGTATAGTATTCTGTGTTGTTTTATGGTGAATtagaaaaattagcaaatattGTAGGATAGTTTATTTACTATGGTAAGGTTCGAAAACACTAGTATCTTGGAATTTTACTACAGACAACTAGAGTGaatatactaaagtatactaaaatgtattttcatgttgtgttttgctcaaatactcaaacattaaacACAAGGGGGCGCcaaagttatttttgtgatgaaattgGATCCTGACTTTGTGCGTAAACTGATTGTAGAAGCACATCTGACTCAAACAGAGAGCACGTCGATTTTTAGCGCGGTGTGTGATCTGACCCTGGAGCGGTTCCGTAGAAGAAGAAGACCCTGTAGCGGTAGCGCGATATCGTCCTCCGAGCAAGCAACATGTCAAAAGCGGTAATGTCAGCGCTTTTTCTCTCCAAGCGTCTGCAACCGTGGACCGGAGTAAAGTTCACCGCAAACAGCGTAAGCTTTCCCTTAAATGAAATTATATCAAACACAATTAGTTTATAAAATTCAGAAAATAATTATGGATTTCAACAAAATCAGTGTTGTTGTTAGCAACGTCTCCAGTAAACGCTCAGCCACCGACAAGGTCACTGTCTGCACGCGCTACAGGTGTCAAGCCGAGCGCCTCTTTAATGAGATATTTAAAGTGAACATTTAATGCAACCTAAGAAGGATTGAATCATTAATAATGTGAAGTAGCATAAAATTACACTcagaaaacaaaagaaaatcGTCATTATAAATTATGCCTTTGTCTCGGTGCaattttttgtgcttttttcccTCTCATATTTCAATACCAGCTGAGACCTGCGGTTTGCTGCCAGAGGATGAAGTCCTCGTATACTGTAAGTGTGTGTACTTGAGTCAGCATGGTTTCTCCTAATTTATAATCATGTTTGACCTCACTTCCCTTCCTTTGTACTTTCACCTACTGTATAAAATCAAACTAAAGCATGTATCCTTTCTTGCCATTTTACTGTCTTTATAGCAATCCTTACTAAGTTACGTATCCTCTATTTGAAATGATTGTTTTTGGTGTTTTTGTAAAAAGTAAACATCTTTGTTGTGGCATGCATTACAGATTGGAGTAGATATTTTTAATCGAGCGCTTTAAAGCAAAGCTTTTTTTCAGCTCTGTATTAACATCAAGCTGCTTTTCCCTTGCTTGTTTAAAAAGCCAAAGCTAATTTGTGTAACCAAAAACCAGGCAGATGGGTTTCCACTCACTCTGTCCTCTGACTAACCATTCCTGTTCTCTCCTGATTGTCCCACATCTCATCAACCAACCACAACCAGACAATTGTGAGTACTGGAACTAACATTTGCTTACAGGTTTTAACTAGGCATAACTAGTACTGAACTTATTACATGCTAGAGTTATAAAAACGTacgcagggtttcccgcagaaaatttgttagttaaggtggtaggggtTGTGCTGGTGGGCGGGGCCGGGGgcatggcaatcaaaggggcggggcgtatgcgtcatgatgaaaatatttttatttaaaacactcaaataaaactaaattttgaagaaactatgacagaaaatgaacacatactagataattaatgaattaaatgttctATCAAATGGCTaattatcctccagacagtgacggaccatgtctttctctcttctctcaTTTCGAccatgttgttttttgttttttttttggtttttttttacgacctagttaaggtggtagggtttcccagcttaggtgggccgcccGAACAGAAAAGTGCTGTGGGAAACCCTGCGTACGACAAGCAATACTACAGTAAATGTATTCACAAGGTGCAATAGGATATGTTATATATAAGCAGCCATAACATATCTTTCTTTATATTTGTTAATCTATAGGTATTGCAGTTGGGCAGTTTCCCAAACAAGGACTTTAGTTATAtttggacatttaagtagtttttacaatcatcccttacaaaaaacaatactgttgTGCATCTTGAGTTAAAAAAATGGCATTGATATATGATAAAAATTAAGCATATTGAGGCAAAACCTTATTTAATTCTCATTTATATGGGAAAGACAGACTTACAATAAGAATGCGGCAATATATCTTCCTATAATCTGTATCGGCAGAGCGTTTTTCTCCTAATATTGGATATTGGCCATAGATCTAATAAACTAATAACTGAGCTTTTGGCGCTTAAGTTTAGCTTCCGTTTGTCTATGATCTGATTTGCATCTCTATTCATTAGCCTCCTCCTGCTAAATATGGGGGCAGACACACTGTGACTTTGATACCTGGTGATGGTATTGGGCCGGAACTACTGAACCACGTCAGAGATCTCTTCAGGTCTGAGGATAAAGCTTCTGTTTTCTCACTTTAATAGCatgtaataaataaagttttcttATTTGGCTTAAAATGCTATTCACAGATACTGCTGTGTCCCAGTGGATTTTGAGATTGTCAATGTGGATTCATCTGTTGCATCTGAGAGTGACATCAACAACGCCATTACTGCAATCAAACGGAATGGAGTCGCACTTAAGGGTGGGCATGAATCAGTGTTGAgggcaaaaaaaaattgcagtATACGCTATATATCAGAGCTTTGTCTTTTATAGGTAACATAGAGACCAATCACAACCTTCCTCCATCTCATAAATCCAGGAACAATTTGCTTCGGTAAGATCTTGAATTGTTATATCTGCCTAATTCAGGTTGAGAAtttgcgttacttttttttactccCATAGGACATCTTTGGACCTGTATGCTAATGTGATGCACTGTCAGACACTTCCCGGAGTCCCGACCCATCACAAAGGCATTGATATCATCATTATTAGGGAGAATACTGAAGGAGAATATAGCAGCCTGGAGCATGAGGTCTGTGTTAAATATAAGGATTGCAATATCTCTTATTTCTCATGTTAAAGGGACTAcgcacccaaaaatgaaaactgtgtcatcgtttactcaacctcaagttgttccactttttttccactttttttgtGTTGACTTATTTTGTTCTGTCCAGATGTTAACCAAAATGTTAGGGACTGATAGCCTCGGTTGCCATTCACTTTAATTGAAGTTATATGGGTTTGACATGAAGATGAGTGAATCAATaccaaatttttatttttttgttgatCTAACCCTGTAAAATGCCTCTTTTTCAGAATGTTCCTGGGGTTGTTGAGAGTTTAAAGATAATAACGCGTCTGAATTCATTGCGGATTGCTGAATATGCCTTTAAATTGGCCAGGGAAAAAGGACGCCGTAAGGTCACGGCTGTACACAAAGCTAATATCATGTAAGATTCCCTCTATACTTGAATGTCTCCTCGCTCACCACATGTTACTTTTGTGGCACTGAATCATTGGCCAAAAATACTGCtccaaaaaatgtattcatatcaGGTTTATTTGGGATGGTTTGCTCCTGTGCTTGATAGGAAGCTGGGCGATGGCCTTTTTCTGCAGTGCTGTAAAGAGGTTGCAGCTGGATATCCTGATATCACATTTGATAACATGATCGTGGATAATACCACTATGCAGGTAAGTATGTACAATACTTTGCAagagtcttaggccaccatgcccacattatatttgttattttagcaattgtatagtgatcatatataattatttctcagtctcttcattggaatacaaccagaaaatacaggaaatttgtATGCCGTATTAAAACATGTATAAAGGTAAAAGCTGAAATGTTGaatatttagggtaaactcccttTCCACTTTAGCAATAGCAGGcctcttaaaggcggggtgcataatctctgaaagccaatgttgataattgaaatcacctaaacaaacacacccctaccccaatagaatctggaccttcttttgatagacacgTCCCACACATAAGCAGCCCATGCAATGATGACGGTTGGTAAAAATcagaggtgtcaagtaacgaagtacaaatacttcgttacaatacttaagtagatattttgggtatctatactttacttgagtaattatttttcagacgactttttacttctactccttacattttcacgcaattatctgtactttctactccttacattttaaaaatcgcctcgttacttcttttaatttcggcttgttttctttttttacattccggCTTGTCATCGTTAAAAAAAACCCCAAACCTATCTTGATAAAATTGCATCATCCGGATGAATCCGAATGTGGTTggatgagaagtataaacatacaccattccgacaccctattggtttgtacgcaatccccgccgtacgcaatccccgcccccccagctgactgcagatgatcaaaagtttgttcgATAGCGCTGCAAAGATAAACTTAaaagaaccgcgagagcgattagaaagccTGCGAAGCAGTTGGAGCAGTTTGCTCTcgcgatgctttgatatcatccgCCATCCGTTTGTACAGTAACAGAACGCGGCACTCTGCCTTCAAATGGAAAAGGACGAAATAAAACTCGCGgatcactttcaggtcagttcacattcacaagcctgtgtaaatgtatagctggctgctgacaccaacgcatctgtgtgatttaaatagtaCAACAATGTACCAATTTAAatcatgtaacttcagttgttcaacttaaatgacattgtgctgcgttgcgttttgaagcatggcAAAGATATCTATGCTAAAGACATCTGTTGTTTTGTAATAACTGCCCttcattttatttgcattaacaaaacctacttagctaaatgcttgagtgttaaatcaatcaaacacatacccatacataccaacttttgcttttgttactagacatcagctgtttccttaaacctgacttttaatttacttacaagaaAGACAGTCTTCAAAATTACTTGGATTTACACTGACATGTAAGATCAGCTTTGTCACATTAGATTAAGCTGACGTCCATTAGCTACACTggtacagatgcagaaatataggctttaatatataattgcatatgtGTGTAATTGTAGattgtgttgctgtcaaaatacaattataaatgataacaatagcatatttctatgctcacacatactatagtttgttgttttttaactaaagagggcaccactgtaaaagtttggccagCAGCGGCCCTGCTCTGaattttgactttttgcaccattataatatttgaatatttatatataatgctcagtagtacacatataaggttctttaatgcagtggttatgaaaccatttttttttcgcctcccttgtgtacagtggattCCTTCACagccccccccaaaaaaattatgacataaATCATTCTAAAACATAaattttgaattaaacaaaacatgttaaattatacaaatgtattgattttgtttagtagccttattgttctgaggtttaatcacacagaatttataataaagtaatgtatttcatgaaatattataaaactggggcccctggcaccatctcgcggcccccagtttgagaaccactgctttaatgtacttgtttgcattgtactaaaatgcgttcatttttaatgggcatATACCGTATGCAGTTGAAACAGATATAGCCTAGTTGCGGGGTTAGGCAACATGGAGTTctgatgtcctgcagagtttagctccaggtcTAATCAAAAGCCCCTGAAaaagtcacctgaaactacAGGTAGCCAAGGTTTTgtaagggttggagctaaaatttgcaggacatcggcactccaggactgaCATTGCATACCCCTGGCCCTAGTGCATcccacatttttttaacaataacattttaatatgacactatagttattatggccttaagaaacattttttagaggAGATAGGGTAGTGCACAATAGGCCCCTGTGGTGCGGCCTAGGCTTTTTTCCGTAATGatatttttttccttacattacttttacttttatactttaagtagttttgaaaccagtactttttcacttttacttgagtaaaaagcttgagttgatacttcaacttctacaaaagtctttttaaactCTAGTATctatacttttacttgagtaatgaatatgagtacttttgacaccactggtaaaaatgccccttactgctgattggctacaagtgtgttttggactctcttttccaaagtgtttttcaaaaagcatgcaccccgcctttaaacctaaatgaaattaaatcctaattctaatcgaattaCTTCAGgactcaaaaaagctcaagatgtgccaagagaggtcacactaaatactgattgatgcctgaagaagacattttagttctgaaaattgttttgtttttaattttgtgtacatatttcctgtattttctgtttgtattttaataaaaagagtgaaTTAATGAACAAACTCCATCGCACACCTGTAGTGAATAGGTGCGTAGGAAAAAAAGACCAACAATTAGGTCGTATCAGAAAGGAAAAAAACTCCCGCACACTATAATATActtgcaatttaaaaaaaattattcacaaaataaaaaaaatattgtgaataaataaaaagagtgaaaaataaatatgaatggacattaaaacactgcacacaacaaagctggtggtggtggactaagacttttgcacagtactgtatatggtAAGGTACAAACTGTACAGATAAGTGAAAGATTATAGATATACTCAAAAGTTAAACTTATTAAAGATTCAGATTTGATTTAAGGACTATTTTTGAAATATGGCACTCAGTAACGAGTAAAATCTAC
Protein-coding regions in this window:
- the LOC129430272 gene encoding isocitrate dehydrogenase [NAD] subunit gamma, mitochondrial isoform X2 gives rise to the protein MSKAVMSALFLSKRLQPWTGVKFTANSLRPAVCCQRMKSSYTPPPAKYGGRHTVTLIPGDGIGPELLNHVRDLFRYCCVPVDFEIVNVDSSVASESDINNAITAIKRNGVALKGNIETNHNLPPSHKSRNNLLRTSLDLYANVMHCQTLPGVPTHHKGIDIIIIRENTEGEYSSLEHENVPGVVESLKIITRLNSLRIAEYAFKLAREKGRRKVTAVHKANIMKLGDGLFLQCCKEVAAGYPDITFDNMIVDNTTMQLVSKPQQFDVMVMPNLYGNVVSNVCAGLVGGPGLVPGANYGKDYAVFENGTRNTGKSIANKNIANPTATLLASCLMLDHLKLHAHASMIRNAVLRTLSEIRLHTADLGGQGTTSEVVQSVMHEIQREGPHTSEQI
- the LOC129430272 gene encoding isocitrate dehydrogenase [NAD] subunit gamma, mitochondrial isoform X1 encodes the protein MSKAVMSALFLSKRLQPWTGVKFTANSLRPAVCCQRMKSSYTVSPPPAKYGGRHTVTLIPGDGIGPELLNHVRDLFRYCCVPVDFEIVNVDSSVASESDINNAITAIKRNGVALKGNIETNHNLPPSHKSRNNLLRTSLDLYANVMHCQTLPGVPTHHKGIDIIIIRENTEGEYSSLEHENVPGVVESLKIITRLNSLRIAEYAFKLAREKGRRKVTAVHKANIMKLGDGLFLQCCKEVAAGYPDITFDNMIVDNTTMQLVSKPQQFDVMVMPNLYGNVVSNVCAGLVGGPGLVPGANYGKDYAVFENGTRNTGKSIANKNIANPTATLLASCLMLDHLKLHAHASMIRNAVLRTLSEIRLHTADLGGQGTTSEVVQSVMHEIQREGPHTSEQI
- the LOC129430272 gene encoding isocitrate dehydrogenase [NAD] subunit gamma, mitochondrial isoform X3, translated to MSKAVMSALFLSKRLQPWTGVKFTANSPPPAKYGGRHTVTLIPGDGIGPELLNHVRDLFRYCCVPVDFEIVNVDSSVASESDINNAITAIKRNGVALKGNIETNHNLPPSHKSRNNLLRTSLDLYANVMHCQTLPGVPTHHKGIDIIIIRENTEGEYSSLEHENVPGVVESLKIITRLNSLRIAEYAFKLAREKGRRKVTAVHKANIMKLGDGLFLQCCKEVAAGYPDITFDNMIVDNTTMQLVSKPQQFDVMVMPNLYGNVVSNVCAGLVGGPGLVPGANYGKDYAVFENGTRNTGKSIANKNIANPTATLLASCLMLDHLKLHAHASMIRNAVLRTLSEIRLHTADLGGQGTTSEVVQSVMHEIQREGPHTSEQI